A genome region from Melospiza melodia melodia isolate bMelMel2 chromosome 26, bMelMel2.pri, whole genome shotgun sequence includes the following:
- the FHAD1 gene encoding forkhead-associated domain-containing protein 1 isoform X4 — protein sequence MRAFLKSSEGCFQLKSYTTTIGSHRGADIVLQSAGVAERHAALEFSASDNSFILQDFNSPHGTFVNSCQVQNAAVRVRPGDILSFGTAGASFELVLDGAAQVSCPPLKRHVGWSGQLQAVAEPKLQTPASPLCLPSLQGQLPPDSLGRGAPRAPGHVPHLVLPRRPASARDRSTASATSMDTSSRTSALRPVSASFSGDGASSVGGAPSLGPHKVDLLLQGKQGEKLLEKEVGHLFGLETELKGKDVVMRDLQEEIAAMAKKLAQAAVRNEAELTQKLLTFNQELGAQTEEIKALREQISDLQKGSNQVFSYSLHERDLEIGRLRRESEKLKKDQALTAGLVSNMQRELLQKEQKIQQLQQETEKLSKENREKDKQLAVVSAKCSRIKEETKHKFREQELISCRNRIKELQRDLQGLQGEIKKHESVQKQLAEKAKAEEELKAAWSQQAQQLREMERRERLLQSDTQRAGEQLESFKTRVMQACSPSAAGSTGKAVTEQQVIEKVRQISDENQQSHEREKSLQKELSSRLAKEREVSANIEVFKNSLQKLQACLRSPCSSASLRGELGQLELVCLDPSVSAIRTAVLDMARGPLSWLEGAEQLLDSVGMDLHTSGKGLLAALGSLLEKSQEMAQRNQMLQEQLEKLQELQAELLQEHTKELEAKHEQDLQIKIQQIVLEKDKESKQILESAVTEEKEKCKKSVEEEQRKIQELESHLRSMAEETAKRAEEQELTEGKLREALHELKKITAQEAVLQQQVLQQSQQLRAVQEENELQRQKLQEEVAGYREQSRQHSLTILALEDRLLEATQQQKVLEEEKAALVEKMEGLQCDAHSSAPGAWLEICPAMESHACLRKLREELAVVQGTLLEKKAVISRLSRELSETRARMSDMRGELSEEQKVELEHSQRQLKHREWEVNQLREKLSEMSNLVEEKDQALRAAAEELSQAQRRCQVLRDASQQTRENAEDAPRTPVQLSEASQREPPSALAELGAKCRGLRHEETIQRQKEGLAELRDRVKMLEKRQCSGAVKSNSEPLVVCMEDLPEKIVQQRGLELEPVPVLGEKLRAGKVPDHVPNGSSFRITNSTVSLEMAEATDLGEKMYLDVIGALGSLVEMKELSGMQPLQHLPQERRAEVGLQRQKALELLYKKIRNLQAEPSFPAKVPGGDVQPGR from the exons TCTGCAGGGGTAGCAGAGCGCCATGCAGCCCTGGAATTCTCCGCCTCAGACAACAGCTTCATCCTTCAGGACTTCAACTCCCCCCACGGCACCTTTGTcaacagctgccaggtgcagaaCGCGGCTGTCAGGGTGAGGCCGGGGGACATCCTGAGCTTCGGCACCGCCGGAGCCTCCTTCGAGCTGGTGCTGGATGGGGCTGCCCAG GTGTCCTGTCCCCCCTTGAAACGTCACGTGGGGTGGAGTGGGCAGCTCCAGGCTGTTGCAGAGCCCAAACTCCAGACTCCTGCATCTCCTCTGTGCCTGCCCTCGCtgcagggacagcttccccccGACTCCCTGGGCAGAGGGGCCCCCAGAGCCCCTGGCCACGTGCCCCATCTGGTGCTGCCAAGGCGACCTGCGAGTGCCCGGGACAGGAGCACAGCCAGTGCCACCTCTATGGACACCTCCAGCAGGACCTCTGCCCTGAGGCCAG TCTCAGCCAGCTTCTCAGGTGATGGTGCAAGCAGTGTGGGGGGAGCCCCTTCCCTGGGGCCTCACAAGGTGGATCTCCTACTGCAGGGGAAG CagggtgagaagctgctggagaaGGAAGTGGGCCACCTTTTTGGTTTGGAAACAGAGTTAAAGGGGAAGGATGTGGTGATGAGAGACCTACAGGAGGAGATCGCAGCCATGGCAAAGAAACTGGCCCAGGCAGCCGTGAGGAACGAGGCTGAGCTGACCCAGAAGCTGCTCACCTTCAACCAAGAGCTGGGAGCCCAAACAGAGGAGATCAAAGCCCTGAGGGAACAG ATCAGTGACCTGCAGAAAGGCTCAAACCAAGTTTTTAGCTATTCCCTCCACGAGAGAGACCTGGAGATTGGGAGGCTGCGGAGGGAAAGTGAGAAGTTGAAGAAGGACCAGGCTTTGACTGCAG GTCTGGTGAGCAACATGCAAAGAGAACTCCTGCAAAAGGAGCAGaaaatccagcagctccagcaagaGACTGAAAAACTGAGTAAGGAAAACCGAGAGAAGGACAAGCAGCTGGCTGTGGTTTCAGCCAAG TGCTCAAGAATTAAAGAAGAAACAAAGCACAAATTCAGAGAGCAAGAACTAATCTCCTGCAGAAAT CGCATCAAGGAGCTGCAGCGGgacctgcaggggctgcagggggagatCAAGAAGCATGAGAGTGTCCAGAAGCAACTGGCTGAGAAAGCCAAG GCAGAGGAGGAGCTGAAGGCAGCGTGGTCCCAGCAGGCGCAGCAGCTGCGGGAGATGGAGCGCAGGGAGCGCCTGCTGCAGTCTGACACGCAGAGAGCTGGGGAGCAG ctggagtCCTTCAAGACCCGAGTGATGCAAGCCTGTTCTCCATCAGCAGCTGGCAGCACAGGGAAAGCTGTGACAGAGCAGCAG GTGATAGAGAAGGTCAGGCAGATCTCTGATGAGAACCAACAAAGTCATGAGAGAGAGAAGAGTCTGCAGAAGGAATTAAGCTCCAGGCTTGCAAAGGAGAGGGAGGTGTCTGCAAACATCGAGGTGTTCAAGAATTCCCTGCAGAAGCTCCAG GCGTGCCTGAGGAGcccctgcagcagtgccagcctgcggggggagctggggcagctggagctggtgTGCCTGGATCCCTCTGTCTCAGCCATCAGGACAGCAGTGCTGGACATGGCACgtggtcccctgtcctggctggagggtgcagagcagctcctggacaGCGTGGGGATGGACCTGCACACCTCTGGCAAAG GGCTGTTGGCTGCTCTCGGGAGCTTGTTGGAAAAGAGCCAAGAGATGGCACAGAGGAATCAGATGTTGCAG GAGCAATTAGagaagctccaggagctgcaggcagagctgctgcaggagcacacaAAGGAGCTGGAAGCAAAGCATGAGCAAGACTTACAGATAAAAATCCAGCAAATTGTCCTGGAAAAGGACAAGGAGAGCAAACAG ATTCTGGAAAGCGCCGTCACTGAGGAGAAGGAAAAGTGCAAGAAATCTGTGGAGGAAGAACAGAGGAAGATCCAAGAGTTGGAAAGCCACCTTAGAAGCATGGCTGAG GAAACAGCAAagagggcagaggagcaggaacTGACAGAGGGAAAGCTGAGAGAAGCTTTGCACGAGCTGAAGAAAATCACTGCACAAGAG GCTGTGTTACAGCAGCAggtgctccagcagagccaacagctcagggctgtgcaggaggaaAATGAGCTGCAGAGGCAGAAACTGCAAGAAGAGGTGGCAGGATATAGGGAGCAAAGCAGGCAGCATTCCCTGACCATCCTGGCTTTAGAGGACAGGCTGCTCGAGGCCACTCAGCAGCAGAAGGTGCTGGAGGAGGAAAAGGCAGCGCTTGTGGAAAAGATGGAAG GACTTCAGTGTGATGCCCACAGCTCAGCACCGGGAGCTTGGCTGGAGATTTGTCCTGCCATGGAGTCTCATGCTTGTCTGAG GAAACTGCGGGAGGAGCTGGCAGTGGTGCAGGGCACACTCCTGGAAAAGAAGGCAGTCAtcagcaggctcagcagggagctgtcAGAAACCAGAGCCAGGATGTCGGACATGAGAG GGGAGCTGAGTGAAGAGCAGAAGGTGGAGCTGGAGCACAGCCAGAGGCAGCTGAAACACCGGGAGTGGGAAGTCAACCAGCTCCGGGAGAAGCTCTCCGAGATGTCCAACCTTGTGGAGGAGAAGGATCAGgccctgagagcagcagctgaagaATTAAG CCAAGCCCAAAGGCGCTGCCAGGTGCTGAGGGATGCCTCCCAACAAACGCGGGAGAACGCAGAGGATGCTCCAAGGACACCAGTGCAGCTGAGTGAAGCCTCCCAGAGG GAGCCACCATCAGCCTTGGCTGAGCTTGGTGCCAAGTGCCGAGGCCTCAGGCACGAGGAAACAATCCAGCGCCAGAAAGAAGGTTTGGCTGAGCTCCGGGACAGAGTGAAGATGCTGGAGAAGAGACAGTGCTCAG gtgctgtgAAGAGCAATTCAGAGCCACTGGTGGTCTGCATGGAAGACTTACCAGAGAAAATAGTCCAACAAAGAGGTCTTGAGCTGGAACCTGTTCCTGTGTTGGGAGAAAAGCTGAGGGCTGGCAAG GTTCCTGACCATGTTCCTAATGGGAGCTCATTCAGGATCACCAACAGCACAGTGAGCTTGGAAATGGCTGAGGCGACAGACTTGGGTGAGAAGATG TACCTTGATGTAATCGGTGCTCTGGGAAGCCTGGTGGAGATGAAGGAGCTGTCAGGAATGCAGCCTCTGCAGCACCTTCCTCAGGAGAGAAGGGCAGAAGTGGGACTGCAGAGacagaaggccctggagctgttgTACAAAAAGATCAGGAACCTCCAG GCAGAGCCAAGCTTCCCTGCGAAGGTGCCAGGAGGAGATGTCCAACCTGGAAGATGA